One stretch of Tepidibacter hydrothermalis DNA includes these proteins:
- the ispG gene encoding flavodoxin-dependent (E)-4-hydroxy-3-methylbut-2-enyl-diphosphate synthase, with protein sequence MRKLTRVIDCGKIKIGGNYPISIQSMTNTDTRDVDATIDQIKGLEEVGCDIVRVAVPDMDAALKLGRIRKGINIPVIADIHFDYRLALEAINQGVDGLRINPGNIGSIERVRMVVEKAKEKNIKIRIGVNGGSLEKDLLEKYEKATPEALVESAMRHINILESMDFHNIVISLKSSDIHTTIKAYELMSEKVDYPLHVGITESGSVKKGTIKSSIGIGYILLKGIGDTIRVSLTGDPKEEIFVGKEILKSVGLLDEGIKVVSCPTCGRCNIDLINIASEVEEQIKDIDKKMTVAIMGCAVNGPGEAREADIGIAGGNENAILFKKGEIVRKIKSDDLINELISEIEKF encoded by the coding sequence TTGAGAAAACTAACAAGAGTAATTGATTGTGGCAAGATTAAAATAGGAGGAAATTATCCTATATCTATTCAGTCTATGACTAATACTGATACAAGAGATGTGGATGCCACAATAGATCAAATAAAGGGTCTTGAAGAAGTTGGGTGTGATATAGTTAGAGTTGCTGTTCCTGATATGGATGCTGCGTTGAAACTAGGTAGAATAAGAAAGGGTATAAATATACCTGTTATAGCAGATATACATTTTGATTATAGATTAGCTCTTGAAGCTATAAACCAAGGCGTAGATGGACTTAGAATAAATCCTGGAAATATAGGAAGTATAGAACGAGTAAGGATGGTAGTTGAAAAAGCCAAAGAAAAAAATATAAAAATAAGAATAGGTGTAAATGGAGGATCTTTAGAAAAAGATCTACTTGAAAAGTATGAAAAAGCTACACCAGAGGCTTTAGTAGAAAGTGCAATGAGACATATAAATATTTTAGAAAGTATGGATTTTCATAATATAGTTATATCTTTAAAATCTAGCGATATACATACTACTATAAAAGCGTATGAACTTATGTCTGAAAAGGTAGATTATCCACTACATGTTGGAATAACAGAATCTGGAAGCGTAAAAAAAGGAACTATTAAATCATCTATAGGTATAGGATATATATTACTTAAAGGAATAGGTGATACTATAAGAGTATCTTTAACGGGAGATCCTAAAGAAGAGATATTTGTAGGTAAAGAAATTTTGAAATCTGTAGGTTTATTAGATGAAGGAATTAAGGTGGTATCTTGTCCAACTTGTGGAAGGTGTAATATAGACTTGATAAATATAGCTTCAGAGGTTGAAGAACAGATAAAAGATATAGATAAAAAAATGACTGTAGCCATAATGGGTTGTGCGGTAAATGGACCTGGAGAGGCTAGGGAAGCTGATATTGGTATAGCTGGTGGAAATGAGAATGCTATCCTATTTAAAAAAGGAGAAATTGTAAGAAAAATAAAGAGTGATGATTTGATAAATGAATTAATAAGCGAAATAGAAAAATTCTAG
- the rimP gene encoding ribosome maturation factor RimP, producing the protein MKKNIEKTIEEIVLPIVDKNNFELVDVEYIKEAGHYYLRVYIDKEGGIGLNDCKMVSEELSETLDKVDPIKENYFLEVSSPGIDRPLKKDKDFERYKGRDVELKLYKALDGQKQFEGELVGLFEDIIKIKTDKDEILEFNKKEVSIIRLSVKI; encoded by the coding sequence ATGAAGAAAAATATAGAAAAAACAATAGAAGAAATAGTTTTGCCAATAGTTGATAAAAATAACTTTGAATTAGTAGACGTAGAATATATTAAAGAAGCTGGACACTATTATTTAAGAGTCTATATAGATAAAGAAGGCGGAATTGGATTAAATGACTGTAAAATGGTAAGTGAAGAATTGAGTGAAACATTAGATAAAGTAGACCCAATAAAAGAAAACTATTTTTTAGAAGTATCATCACCAGGAATTGATAGACCATTAAAAAAAGATAAAGACTTTGAACGATATAAAGGAAGAGATGTTGAATTAAAGCTTTATAAAGCTTTAGACGGACAAAAGCAGTTTGAAGGAGAGCTTGTAGGATTATTTGAAGATATAATAAAAATTAAAACAGATAAAGATGAGATATTAGAGTTTAATAAAAAAGAAGTATCTATAATTAGATTATCTGTAAAAATTTAA
- the rseP gene encoding RIP metalloprotease RseP: MNIIISLIVFGILVLFHEFGHFIVAKKAGVKIHEFAIGMGPKIYSYKGDETEYSLRLLPIGGYVRMEGEDEESSDPRSFNNKTIFQKISIVFAGPVMNFILAILLFTVMFMYKGVPGTIIENTIDNLPAQQVGIKQGDKILKINDSNIKNWEDIRNTISDSKTDDIKIQIQRDGNVLEYNITPKDEKGKKMIGIEPRYEKNVISSFKYSIDQTFFILGQMVDFLGKAITGNVSRDEVAGPVGIINVVGQAADAGMINVIFLAAVISINLGLFNLLPIPALDGGRIIFLLIELIRGKKMDPEREGSIHFVGFVALMLLMVFTIYNDVSRIIK, encoded by the coding sequence ATGAATATCATTATATCTCTTATAGTATTTGGAATACTTGTTTTATTTCATGAGTTTGGTCATTTTATAGTTGCTAAAAAAGCAGGTGTTAAAATACATGAGTTTGCTATAGGAATGGGACCTAAAATTTACTCATATAAAGGTGATGAAACGGAATATTCACTTAGATTATTACCTATAGGGGGATATGTTAGAATGGAAGGTGAAGATGAGGAATCGAGTGATCCTAGAAGTTTTAATAATAAAACTATATTTCAAAAGATAAGTATAGTATTTGCTGGGCCTGTGATGAATTTTATACTGGCTATATTGTTGTTTACGGTTATGTTTATGTATAAGGGGGTTCCAGGAACTATTATAGAAAATACTATTGATAACTTGCCAGCTCAACAAGTTGGAATTAAACAGGGAGATAAGATATTAAAAATAAATGATTCTAATATAAAAAACTGGGAAGATATAAGAAATACAATATCTGATTCTAAAACTGATGATATAAAAATTCAAATACAAAGAGATGGTAATGTATTAGAATATAATATTACACCTAAAGATGAAAAGGGTAAAAAAATGATAGGTATAGAGCCTAGATATGAAAAAAATGTAATATCATCTTTTAAATATTCTATAGATCAAACTTTTTTCATATTAGGACAAATGGTAGATTTTCTAGGAAAGGCTATAACTGGAAATGTATCAAGAGATGAAGTGGCAGGTCCTGTAGGCATAATAAATGTAGTAGGTCAAGCAGCGGATGCTGGAATGATAAATGTTATATTTTTGGCAGCTGTTATAAGTATAAATCTAGGATTGTTTAATTTGCTTCCTATACCAGCTTTAGATGGAGGAAGAATTATATTTTTACTTATAGAGCTTATTAGGGGGAAAAAAATGGATCCTGAAAGAGAAGGGTCTATACATTTCGTAGGATTTGTTGCATTGATGCTTTTGATGGTATTTACAATTTATAATGATGTGTCTAGAATAATTAAATAG
- the nusA gene encoding transcription termination factor NusA encodes MNLEFIDALEQLEKEKGVSKDILIDTIEAALVSAYKRNFGSCQNVRTEIDRENGEVKVYSQKRVVENDDVYDDFLEIAIDEAREINKNYELEDMVEFEVTPKNFGRIAAQTAKQVVVQRIREAERDVIYSEFINRETEIVTGIVARVSKGIVYISLGKIEGVLNQTEQIPGETYEVGQRIKSYILEVKKTTKGPQILLSRSHPGLIKRLFELEVPEIYDGVVQIKSISREAGSRTKMAVHSIDENVDSIGACVGAKGSRVKNIVDELKEEKIDIIKYSENPAEFISSALSPSKVISVDLVEEEKSAKVIVPDYQLSLAIGKEGQNARLAAKLTNWKIDIKSESQANN; translated from the coding sequence ATGAATTTAGAATTCATAGATGCTTTAGAACAATTAGAAAAGGAAAAAGGTGTTTCTAAAGACATATTAATAGATACTATTGAAGCGGCACTTGTTTCAGCATACAAAAGAAATTTTGGTTCGTGTCAAAATGTTAGAACAGAAATAGATAGAGAAAATGGGGAAGTTAAAGTTTATTCTCAAAAAAGAGTAGTAGAAAATGATGATGTATATGACGATTTTTTAGAAATAGCTATAGATGAAGCTAGAGAGATTAATAAAAATTATGAATTAGAAGATATGGTTGAATTTGAAGTTACACCTAAAAACTTTGGAAGAATTGCAGCTCAAACAGCTAAACAAGTTGTAGTTCAAAGAATAAGAGAAGCAGAAAGAGATGTTATATATTCAGAATTTATAAATAGAGAAACTGAAATAGTTACAGGAATAGTAGCTAGAGTAAGCAAAGGTATAGTATATATTTCTCTTGGAAAAATAGAGGGTGTATTAAATCAAACTGAACAAATACCAGGTGAAACATATGAAGTGGGTCAAAGAATAAAATCATATATACTAGAAGTTAAAAAGACTACAAAAGGGCCTCAAATACTTTTATCTAGAAGTCATCCAGGACTTATTAAAAGATTATTTGAATTAGAAGTACCTGAAATATATGATGGAGTTGTTCAAATAAAATCTATATCAAGAGAAGCTGGTTCTAGAACTAAAATGGCAGTACATTCTATAGACGAAAATGTAGATTCAATAGGAGCTTGTGTTGGAGCTAAGGGATCTAGAGTGAAAAATATAGTAGATGAGTTAAAAGAAGAAAAAATAGATATAATAAAATATAGTGAAAATCCTGCTGAATTTATATCTAGTGCACTAAGTCCATCAAAAGTAATTTCTGTTGACTTAGTGGAAGAAGAGAAAAGTGCAAAGGTAATAGTTCCAGATTATCAATTATCATTGGCTATAGGTAAAGAAGGTCAAAATGCTAGACTTGCAGCAAAACTTACTAACTGGAAAATAGATATAAAAAGTGAGAGTCAAGCTAATAATTAA
- a CDS encoding 1-deoxy-D-xylulose-5-phosphate reductoisomerase translates to MKKISILGSTGSIGMQALEVVRNNKDKFKIEALAINTSIDMLKKQILEFRPRVVAVYNEGKAKELKEILPNEVDVDIYSGMEGLKTIASLESVDIVLTALVGMIGLIPTLEAIKYKKTIALANKETLVTAGKLVMNEAKKMGVKILPVDSEHSAIFQCLNGESNKEIEKIILTASGGPFRNKTKEQLIDITKNEALKHPNWSMGRKISIDSATLMNKGLEVIEAKWLFGVEASDIDVLVHPQSIVHSMVQFIDGSVIAQLGNTDMKLPIQYALSYPNRIYNDYERLDLAKLSSLTFEKPDSDTFPCLKLAYECLEKGGTYSTVLNAANEILVSEFLNDKIKFYDIPMYIERALEKHSIIEEPTLEEILHIDNWSREFIKESMK, encoded by the coding sequence AAAAATATCTATTTTAGGATCAACAGGTTCTATAGGTATGCAGGCTTTAGAGGTTGTGAGAAATAACAAAGATAAATTTAAAATAGAAGCTTTAGCTATAAATACTAGTATAGATATGCTAAAAAAACAAATACTAGAGTTTAGACCAAGAGTAGTTGCTGTATATAATGAAGGTAAAGCTAAGGAATTAAAAGAAATTCTACCAAATGAAGTGGATGTTGATATATATTCTGGTATGGAAGGATTAAAGACTATAGCATCTTTGGAAAGTGTAGATATAGTTTTAACAGCTCTTGTTGGAATGATAGGACTTATTCCTACTTTAGAAGCTATTAAATATAAAAAAACAATAGCTCTTGCAAATAAAGAAACACTTGTAACTGCTGGAAAATTAGTTATGAATGAAGCTAAAAAAATGGGGGTTAAAATTCTACCAGTTGATAGTGAACATTCTGCTATATTTCAATGTTTAAATGGAGAAAGTAATAAAGAAATTGAAAAAATTATATTAACAGCATCAGGTGGGCCATTTAGAAATAAAACAAAAGAACAACTTATAGATATAACTAAAAATGAGGCATTAAAACATCCTAACTGGAGTATGGGAAGAAAAATAAGTATAGATTCAGCTACTTTAATGAATAAGGGACTTGAAGTTATAGAGGCAAAGTGGTTGTTTGGAGTTGAGGCAAGTGATATAGATGTGTTAGTTCATCCTCAAAGTATAGTACATTCTATGGTACAATTCATAGATGGATCAGTTATAGCTCAACTTGGAAATACTGATATGAAGCTTCCTATACAGTATGCACTTTCATATCCAAATAGAATATATAATGATTATGAAAGATTGGATCTTGCAAAACTAAGTTCATTAACATTTGAAAAGCCAGATAGCGATACTTTCCCGTGCTTAAAACTTGCTTATGAATGTTTAGAAAAAGGTGGAACTTATTCTACTGTTTTAAATGCAGCTAATGAAATCTTGGTAAGTGAATTTTTAAATGACAAAATTAAGTTTTATGATATACCAATGTATATAGAAAGAGCATTAGAAAAACATTCTATAATAGAAGAACCGACATTAGAGGAAATATTACATATAGATAATTGGAGTAGAGAATTTATAAAAGAAAGTATGAAATAG
- a CDS encoding PolC-type DNA polymerase III: MDSIKKYLEKIGVYNKLDKKYDNVLLSNIVYFKEDKIVYFYLESKEILNISEIRDIESKIKNELTFFNDVKFRIRYKNIEDDVSVVINKYWNNIEFIMKSMVSSLTSTEKITWTYIDRCLVINIQNEIIYKILELKKTAYSIKSMINEELGFDLSVRFNLESKFDMNLEEYITKKDEETDSLLSNRIVASPKSETNEKKNNDHKVEKEETDNIYGKSITDPIEIIKNVTPETGRVCIKGEVFDVENRELKGGRTLLTISITDYTSSIKCKLFLRENNKDGVVDNISKGSYLKIRGNALFDNYSQELIVNISDIQKSKKKEKHDKSDKKRVELHLHTQMSAMDAITSVSKVVERAAKWGHKAIAVTDHGIVQAFPEAMDASKKHGVKVLYGVEGYLVDDTNPVIKNPNKLPLSQTFVVFDLETTGFSNKNDKITEIGAVKIENFEIVDRFSVLVNPEKPIPYKVQELTGITNDMVKDERTIEQVLPDFLDFIDDSVLVAHNAEFDIGFIRENCKRMSLDFNNIYADTINLARELLPQLKRYKLNTVAKALKVSLENHHRAVDDAEATAEIFIKFLEMLQEKDATHLHQVNELFKVADFKKVRSNHITILVKNYIGLKNLYKLISKSHMEYFYKTPRIPKSVLKEYKEGLLIGSACENGEVYQSILKNKENYEIEEVLELYDYLEIMPLDNNKFMIEKEIVKDYEELKDINREIIKLGKKYDKLVVATGDVHFIDPHDEVYRKILKHSQGFKSANEEVPLYFRTTDNMLDEFSYLGDEVAREVVITNTNKIADQIDEIKPIPDETCTPVIEGSEEDLREMCYKKAHSMYGEKLPDVVEKRLERELTSIISNGYAVLYIISQKLVAKSLQDGYLVGSRGSVGSSFVATTSDITEVNPLPAHYRCEKCLKSEFFETGSYTSGADLPDKECPVCKIPYIKDGHDIPFEVFLGFEGDKEPDIDLNFAGEYQPNAHKYTEVLFGEGYVYRAGTIGTIADKTAYGFAKKYIDENEMKTTSAEINRLSKGCTGIKRTSGQHPGGVMVVPHYKEIYDFSPIQYPANDSTSGVVTTHFDYHSISGRILKLDILGHDVPTIIRMIEDITGINATRIPLDDKKTMSIFTSTEALGVTSEEINCTIGSLGIPEFGTKFVRQMLTDTQPTTFGELVRISGLSHGTDVWLNNAQDLVRDGVVTLKDVISTRDDIMNYLIFKGLKPKLSFKIMEKVRKGKGLTPEDEEEMKNNDVPQWYIDSCNKIKYMFPKAHAVAYVMMSVRIAYCKVYYPHSFYATYFTTKAEDFDANLVIKGKDEVIRKMKEIESLGNDVTAKEKGMLTVLEVVVEMFARKIEISRVDLYKSDAKKFRIVDNKLLPPLIALQGVGGNAAINIAKEREKEEFLSIEDLRKRTKISKTVVETLKSHGCIEGLPETNQLSLL; the protein is encoded by the coding sequence ATGGATAGTATAAAAAAATATTTAGAAAAAATAGGAGTGTATAATAAATTAGATAAGAAATATGATAATGTGTTATTGAGTAATATAGTCTATTTTAAAGAAGATAAGATCGTATATTTTTATTTAGAATCAAAAGAAATACTAAATATATCTGAGATTAGAGATATTGAGAGCAAGATAAAAAATGAATTAACTTTTTTTAATGATGTAAAATTTAGAATAAGATATAAGAATATTGAAGATGATGTAAGTGTTGTTATAAATAAATATTGGAATAATATAGAATTTATAATGAAGTCTATGGTTTCATCTTTAACATCTACTGAAAAAATTACATGGACATATATAGATCGATGCTTAGTTATAAATATACAAAATGAAATAATATATAAAATATTGGAGTTGAAGAAGACTGCATATTCTATAAAAAGTATGATAAATGAGGAATTAGGTTTTGATTTGAGTGTTAGATTCAATCTTGAAAGTAAATTCGATATGAATTTAGAAGAATATATAACCAAGAAAGACGAGGAAACAGATAGTTTACTTTCCAATAGAATCGTAGCGAGTCCAAAATCTGAAACAAATGAAAAGAAAAATAATGATCATAAGGTTGAAAAAGAGGAAACAGATAATATATATGGTAAAAGTATTACAGATCCTATTGAAATTATTAAAAATGTAACTCCTGAAACAGGAAGGGTATGTATAAAAGGAGAGGTATTTGATGTGGAGAATAGAGAGTTAAAGGGAGGAAGAACTCTATTAACTATTTCTATAACAGATTATACAAGCTCTATAAAATGTAAATTATTTTTAAGGGAAAATAATAAGGATGGTGTAGTAGACAATATAAGTAAAGGATCTTATTTGAAGATTAGAGGGAATGCTTTATTTGATAATTATTCTCAGGAACTTATTGTAAATATTTCTGATATACAAAAATCAAAGAAAAAAGAAAAACATGATAAAAGTGATAAGAAAAGGGTTGAACTACATTTGCATACTCAAATGTCTGCTATGGATGCGATAACCTCAGTATCAAAGGTTGTTGAAAGAGCCGCTAAATGGGGACATAAGGCTATAGCGGTTACTGATCATGGGATAGTTCAGGCTTTTCCAGAGGCAATGGATGCATCTAAAAAACATGGTGTCAAAGTTCTTTATGGAGTTGAAGGATATTTAGTAGATGATACTAATCCTGTTATAAAAAATCCGAATAAATTGCCTCTAAGTCAAACTTTTGTAGTGTTTGATTTAGAAACAACAGGTTTTTCTAACAAAAATGATAAGATAACAGAGATTGGTGCTGTGAAAATAGAAAATTTTGAAATAGTAGATAGATTTAGTGTTTTAGTAAATCCTGAAAAACCTATACCGTATAAAGTTCAGGAACTTACAGGTATAACTAATGATATGGTTAAAGATGAAAGAACTATTGAACAGGTGCTGCCAGATTTTTTAGATTTTATAGATGATAGTGTGTTGGTTGCCCATAATGCAGAGTTTGATATAGGTTTTATAAGAGAAAATTGTAAGCGAATGTCTTTAGATTTTAATAATATATATGCTGATACTATAAATCTTGCTAGAGAGTTACTTCCTCAACTTAAAAGATATAAATTAAATACAGTAGCAAAAGCTCTTAAGGTTTCTCTTGAAAATCATCATAGAGCAGTTGATGATGCTGAGGCTACAGCTGAAATATTTATAAAGTTTTTGGAAATGTTACAAGAAAAAGATGCAACTCATTTACACCAAGTTAATGAATTGTTTAAAGTAGCTGATTTTAAAAAAGTAAGAAGTAATCATATAACTATATTGGTTAAAAACTATATAGGTCTTAAAAATCTATACAAATTAATATCAAAATCACATATGGAGTATTTTTACAAGACACCTAGGATACCTAAAAGTGTTTTAAAAGAATATAAGGAAGGACTTTTGATAGGATCTGCATGTGAAAATGGTGAAGTGTATCAAAGCATACTTAAAAATAAAGAAAATTATGAAATAGAGGAAGTATTAGAACTATATGATTACCTAGAGATAATGCCACTTGATAATAATAAGTTTATGATAGAAAAAGAAATTGTTAAAGATTATGAAGAACTTAAAGATATTAATAGGGAAATTATAAAACTTGGTAAAAAATATGATAAATTAGTTGTGGCAACGGGAGATGTTCACTTTATAGATCCTCATGATGAAGTATATAGAAAAATATTAAAACATTCACAAGGATTTAAAAGTGCTAATGAAGAGGTTCCCCTTTATTTTAGAACTACAGATAATATGTTGGATGAATTTAGTTACTTAGGAGATGAGGTAGCTAGGGAAGTTGTTATAACTAATACAAATAAAATAGCAGATCAAATAGATGAAATAAAACCTATACCAGATGAAACATGTACTCCTGTAATAGAAGGATCTGAAGAAGACCTTAGAGAGATGTGTTATAAAAAGGCCCATAGTATGTATGGAGAAAAACTTCCTGATGTAGTTGAAAAGAGACTTGAGAGAGAGTTAACTTCTATAATAAGTAATGGGTATGCAGTTTTATATATAATATCTCAAAAACTAGTTGCAAAATCTTTGCAAGATGGATATCTAGTTGGATCAAGGGGATCTGTTGGTTCTTCATTTGTTGCTACGACAAGTGATATAACAGAGGTTAATCCTTTGCCAGCACATTATAGATGTGAAAAATGTTTAAAATCGGAATTCTTTGAAACTGGAAGTTATACATCAGGAGCTGATTTACCAGATAAAGAGTGTCCTGTTTGCAAAATACCTTATATAAAAGATGGACATGATATACCTTTCGAAGTGTTTTTAGGATTTGAAGGAGATAAAGAACCGGATATTGACCTTAATTTTGCGGGTGAATATCAGCCTAATGCACATAAGTATACAGAAGTACTATTTGGGGAAGGATATGTGTATAGAGCTGGAACTATAGGAACGATAGCAGATAAAACAGCATATGGATTTGCTAAAAAGTATATTGACGAAAATGAAATGAAAACTACATCAGCAGAAATTAACAGATTATCTAAAGGGTGCACTGGAATCAAAAGGACATCAGGGCAGCATCCGGGAGGAGTAATGGTTGTTCCTCATTATAAAGAAATATATGATTTTTCTCCTATTCAATATCCAGCTAATGATTCTACATCTGGAGTTGTAACAACTCATTTTGATTATCACTCTATAAGTGGTAGGATACTAAAGCTTGATATACTAGGACACGACGTTCCGACTATAATAAGAATGATTGAGGATATAACAGGAATTAATGCTACTAGAATACCTCTTGATGATAAGAAGACGATGTCTATATTTACATCTACAGAGGCTTTAGGAGTTACTAGTGAAGAAATCAATTGTACTATAGGAAGTCTTGGAATACCTGAGTTTGGAACTAAATTTGTTAGACAAATGCTTACAGATACTCAACCTACAACTTTTGGAGAACTTGTTAGGATATCTGGATTATCACATGGTACAGATGTTTGGCTTAACAATGCTCAAGACTTAGTTAGGGATGGTGTTGTTACATTAAAAGATGTTATATCAACAAGAGATGATATAATGAATTATCTTATATTTAAAGGATTGAAGCCTAAGCTTTCATTTAAGATAATGGAGAAGGTTAGAAAAGGTAAAGGCTTAACTCCGGAAGATGAAGAAGAAATGAAAAATAATGATGTGCCACAGTGGTATATAGATTCTTGTAACAAGATTAAGTATATGTTCCCAAAAGCACATGCGGTAGCTTACGTTATGATGTCAGTTAGAATAGCTTATTGTAAGGTTTATTATCCACATTCTTTTTATGCTACTTATTTTACTACTAAAGCGGAAGATTTTGATGCTAATTTAGTTATAAAAGGTAAAGATGAAGTTATTCGAAAGATGAAAGAAATAGAAAGTCTTGGAAATGATGTTACTGCTAAAGAAAAAGGTATGTTAACTGTGCTTGAGGTTGTTGTAGAAATGTTTGCAAGAAAGATAGAAATTTCAAGAGTAGACCTTTATAAATCAGATGCAAAGAAATTTAGAATAGTAGATAATAAACTATTACCACCATTAATAGCTCTTCAGGGAGTTGGGGGTAATGCTGCTATTAATATTGCTAAAGAAAGAGAAAAGGAAGAATTTCTTTCAATAGAAGATTTGAGAAAAAGGACTAAGATTTCAAAAACTGTAGTTGAAACATTAAAGAGCCATGGCTGTATTGAAGGCCTACCTGAGACCAATCAATTATCTCTGCTGTGA